One genomic window of Methanosalsum zhilinae DSM 4017 includes the following:
- the acsC gene encoding acetyl-CoA decarbonylase/synthase complex subunit gamma produces the protein MKVNSPLEVYKYLPGDNCGVCGEETCMAFASKLINRSAKLSSCTPLLKDEYKDKFDKLEKLLAPEIREVEIGTGDNVVKIGGDDVLYRHKLTFFNRTALAYDVWDTMPENELIERVDHIADFKKFYVGEFLTADMVAIRSVSDDPQKFASTVEKVMKATDLPLVLCSFNPEVLKAGAEIAAERKPLLYAATMENWQQMADIAVEYDLPIALFSPNDLDNLKSLAKTFSSMGMDNLVLDPGTYPTGKELSTTFNNIIKIRRAGIEGDRDIAYPIMAVPLTSWLVHKEKVTASYWETVIASVFTIKYGDIMILHSTEPYAMIPELQLGDTIYTDPRKPVTVDPGVYEVGSPTADSPLIITTNFALTYYTVESDLSSNGIDSYLVAVDTDGIGVEAAVAGGQLTASKIKQVLEESSFDLKEKTSHNTVILPGLAARLQGDVEDQLGSNVLIGSADSGRLPGWMDKYWPPEK, from the coding sequence ATGAAAGTTAATAGTCCTCTTGAAGTTTACAAATATTTACCAGGTGATAATTGCGGAGTATGTGGGGAAGAAACCTGTATGGCATTTGCTTCAAAACTGATTAACCGATCAGCCAAGTTAAGCTCATGCACTCCTTTGCTCAAGGATGAATATAAGGATAAGTTTGATAAACTGGAAAAGCTTCTTGCACCTGAAATAAGGGAAGTTGAAATTGGAACCGGGGATAATGTTGTAAAGATTGGTGGTGATGATGTACTTTACCGCCATAAGCTTACTTTTTTCAATAGAACTGCTCTTGCTTATGATGTCTGGGACACGATGCCGGAAAATGAACTCATTGAAAGAGTAGATCATATAGCGGACTTTAAGAAATTCTATGTTGGAGAATTTCTTACTGCAGATATGGTTGCTATACGATCCGTGTCCGATGATCCGCAGAAATTTGCCAGCACAGTGGAGAAGGTAATGAAGGCTACAGATCTTCCTCTTGTGCTGTGCTCATTCAATCCCGAAGTTCTGAAAGCAGGTGCTGAAATTGCAGCAGAGAGAAAACCTTTACTCTATGCTGCGACAATGGAAAACTGGCAGCAAATGGCTGATATTGCTGTGGAATATGATCTACCTATTGCACTGTTTTCTCCAAATGACCTGGATAATCTGAAATCTCTGGCAAAAACTTTCAGCAGTATGGGTATGGATAACCTTGTTCTTGATCCCGGTACCTATCCTACCGGAAAAGAACTGAGCACCACATTCAATAATATAATTAAAATAAGGCGAGCTGGAATTGAAGGCGATCGTGATATTGCCTATCCGATAATGGCTGTACCTCTTACTTCCTGGCTTGTACACAAAGAAAAGGTAACTGCTTCTTACTGGGAAACTGTGATTGCATCAGTGTTCACAATAAAGTATGGGGATATAATGATTCTCCACAGTACAGAACCTTATGCCATGATCCCTGAGCTACAGCTAGGGGACACGATTTATACTGACCCGAGAAAACCGGTAACAGTTGATCCTGGGGTATATGAGGTAGGTTCACCAACAGCTGATTCGCCTCTTATCATAACCACCAACTTTGCTTTGACATATTATACAGTTGAAAGCGATCTTTCTTCAAATGGTATTGATTCTTATCTTGTAGCTGTTGATACTGATGGAATAGGTGTGGAAGCTGCTGTTGCTGGTGGACAACTCACCGCATCCAAGATAAAGCAGGTATTGGAAGAATCTAGTTTTGATCTGAAGGAAAAGACTTCTCACAATACGGTAATTCTGCCTGGTTTAGCTGCTCGTCTGCAGGGTGATGTGGAGGATCAGCTAGGGTCAAATGTTCTTATTGGCTCTGCTGATTCTGGAAGGTTACCTGGATGGATGGATAAATACTGGCCACCTGAAAAGTAA
- the cdhD gene encoding CO dehydrogenase/acetyl-CoA synthase subunit delta — MAKKIKLSELTDMLQDLDVESLEGISIEGDIELDISGFGGGLNPAVAHALGHETAQLSIHLANIARILGYPVEQAFAAAATGESVSGEPEKRAAMPGRKLNELVSAKFEVSKVKEWTNPIQEVTFGATSSDGGSRKSTVTIGGENALPYYFDAPMPHRNYITMDVFDMPIGMAKAVKVNYEDVMQDPAEWAKKVVREFNADMVTVHLISTDPMINDTSARDASKVIEDVLQAVDVPIVIGGSGNPQKDPEVLEKAAEVAEGERVLLASASLNLDYERIAKAANDYGHAVLSWTQLEINAQKELNRKLMKQCNVPRESIVMDPTTAALGYGLDYAYTNMERIRLAGLMGDDELTFPMSSGTTNAWGARESWMKSSPMKEDSDWGPREYRGPIWEIVTGLSLALAGNDLFMMMHPTSVQVLKQITQTLYGSIEAESADITNWVGMEV; from the coding sequence ATGGCAAAAAAAATTAAGTTATCCGAATTAACTGATATGTTACAGGATCTTGATGTTGAATCACTTGAAGGAATCAGTATAGAAGGAGATATAGAACTGGATATAAGTGGCTTTGGTGGTGGTTTAAATCCAGCTGTTGCTCATGCTCTGGGTCATGAGACTGCGCAGCTATCCATTCACCTTGCAAATATTGCCCGTATACTGGGTTATCCTGTAGAACAGGCATTTGCTGCTGCAGCTACTGGAGAAAGTGTCTCAGGTGAACCTGAAAAAAGAGCTGCAATGCCAGGAAGGAAGTTAAATGAACTGGTTTCTGCAAAGTTTGAAGTATCAAAAGTAAAAGAATGGACTAATCCAATTCAGGAAGTAACTTTTGGAGCAACATCTTCTGATGGAGGAAGCAGAAAGAGCACAGTAACAATCGGTGGGGAAAATGCCCTTCCTTATTATTTTGATGCTCCGATGCCTCACAGGAATTACATCACAATGGATGTTTTTGATATGCCTATAGGTATGGCAAAAGCTGTGAAGGTCAATTATGAAGATGTAATGCAGGATCCGGCAGAATGGGCAAAAAAAGTGGTAAGGGAGTTTAATGCTGATATGGTAACCGTCCATTTGATTTCAACTGATCCAATGATCAATGATACTTCTGCAAGAGATGCTTCGAAAGTGATTGAGGATGTTCTTCAGGCTGTAGATGTGCCTATTGTTATAGGCGGCTCAGGAAATCCTCAGAAAGATCCGGAAGTCCTTGAAAAAGCTGCAGAGGTTGCAGAAGGTGAGAGGGTTCTGCTTGCATCTGCAAGCCTTAATCTTGATTATGAGCGAATAGCCAAAGCGGCAAATGATTATGGTCATGCTGTTCTTTCCTGGACCCAGCTTGAGATAAATGCTCAAAAGGAACTTAATAGAAAACTTATGAAACAATGCAATGTACCTCGTGAAAGTATTGTAATGGATCCAACAACTGCAGCTCTGGGTTATGGTCTTGATTATGCCTATACTAACATGGAACGCATAAGGCTTGCAGGATTGATGGGTGACGATGAACTGACCTTCCCTATGTCATCAGGAACCACAAATGCATGGGGTGCCAGGGAATCATGGATGAAATCATCCCCAATGAAGGAAGATTCAGACTGGGGTCCAAGAGAGTATCGTGGGCCTATATGGGAGATTGTAACTGGTCTGTCCCTGGCACTTGCTGGAAATGACTTGTTTATGATGATGCATCCCACATCTGTGCAGGTCCTCAAACAGATTACTCAGACATTATATGGCTCAATTGAGGCTGAATCGGCTGATATAACGAACTGGGTTGGAATGGAGGTGTGA
- a CDS encoding ATP-binding protein, with translation MTKVIAVTGKGGTGKTAITTLLIRYLTNKDNLVLAVDADPDTNLPETLGCDVEKTVGDIREYMLSERDNLPPDINKESILESKIYEVINEMPGYDLLVMGRPEGPGCYCYVNNLLRGIMERLIENYDIVILDTAAGLEHFSRKLIHDVDDLIVVTDGSRRGLQTAERIRDLVSELDTHVGNVYVVANKVNSSNREKLKELAIDLDLELIGTVPVDEEIVNRDLVGTPLFDLPENSAALKEVNAIAKRLGL, from the coding sequence GTGACAAAGGTAATTGCAGTAACGGGTAAGGGCGGTACCGGCAAGACCGCAATAACTACACTTCTTATCCGTTATTTGACAAATAAAGACAATCTTGTTCTTGCTGTTGACGCTGATCCGGATACAAATCTTCCGGAAACCCTGGGTTGTGATGTAGAGAAGACAGTGGGTGATATCCGTGAATACATGCTTTCTGAAAGAGATAATCTTCCCCCCGATATTAACAAGGAATCAATACTTGAATCCAAAATTTATGAAGTTATCAATGAAATGCCGGGATATGATCTTCTTGTGATGGGCAGGCCTGAAGGCCCAGGATGCTACTGCTATGTGAATAACCTGCTTCGTGGAATAATGGAGCGACTGATTGAGAACTATGACATTGTCATTCTTGACACTGCTGCCGGGCTCGAGCATTTTAGCAGAAAACTTATTCATGATGTGGACGACCTTATAGTGGTGACTGATGGATCCCGAAGAGGCCTTCAGACAGCAGAACGCATAAGGGATCTGGTAAGTGAACTTGATACGCATGTTGGAAATGTTTATGTTGTAGCAAATAAAGTTAATAGCAGTAACAGGGAAAAACTGAAGGAACTTGCAATTGATCTTGATCTTGAACTGATAGGTACTGTGCCTGTTGATGAAGAAATTGTGAACCGGGACCTTGTGGGTACTCCACTGTTTGATCTACCCGAAAATTCAGCTGCTTTAAAAGAAGTCAATGCAATTGCAAAAAGACTAGGTCTATAA
- the cdhC gene encoding CO dehydrogenase/CO-methylating acetyl-CoA synthase complex subunit beta, with the protein MTEEFPFEISPMFEGERVRKDDMYVELAGPKSKGFELVRAVPPDESINPVEDGKFTLIGPDISEMEEGGRYPLAMIYRISGELVEPDIESIVERRNHDFQNYLQGVMHLNQRYDIWLRVSKEAVNKGLDSFEHIARATMMLFKSELPFIEDIEAIYITDMGEVEKELEDAFKVYEARDERTRDLHDEDVDVFYGCTLCQSFAPTNVCVITPDRVSLCGAINWFDGRAAAKVDPEGPQFAIEKGEAIDDFSGEYTGVNERAKSLSSGEYDRIKLHSFFEYPHTSCGCFEVVGFYIPEVDGIGWIDRDYSGNAPNGLPFSTMAGQTGGGKQVVGFLGIGINYFRSPKFIQADGGWDRVVWMPKHLKDKVYDSIPEEIADKVATEEDASDIQSLEAFLKGQDHPITERWVEESEEEAEITPQAQEKVESESISMPQTGGFPSSGMIQPSQMQIPQSSGSGVKITLKNAKISIDRLIIKKKE; encoded by the coding sequence ATGACAGAAGAGTTCCCGTTTGAAATATCACCTATGTTCGAGGGTGAAAGGGTTAGAAAGGATGATATGTATGTTGAACTGGCAGGACCAAAATCCAAAGGATTTGAACTGGTTCGGGCGGTACCTCCGGATGAGAGTATTAATCCCGTGGAAGACGGAAAATTTACCTTGATAGGTCCTGACATATCTGAAATGGAAGAAGGTGGAAGATATCCTCTTGCAATGATCTATCGTATATCAGGAGAACTTGTCGAACCGGATATTGAGTCAATAGTTGAAAGGAGAAATCATGACTTCCAGAATTATTTACAGGGCGTGATGCATCTTAATCAAAGATACGATATATGGCTTCGTGTTAGTAAGGAAGCTGTGAACAAAGGGCTTGACTCTTTTGAGCATATAGCAAGAGCAACAATGATGCTCTTTAAGAGCGAGCTTCCCTTTATCGAAGATATAGAAGCAATCTATATAACAGATATGGGAGAGGTCGAAAAAGAGCTGGAAGACGCCTTTAAGGTATATGAAGCACGAGATGAACGAACCCGTGATCTGCATGATGAGGATGTGGATGTATTCTATGGATGTACTCTCTGTCAATCCTTTGCACCAACAAACGTCTGTGTGATTACTCCTGACAGGGTTTCTCTTTGTGGAGCTATCAACTGGTTCGACGGACGAGCTGCAGCCAAGGTTGATCCTGAAGGTCCCCAGTTTGCAATTGAAAAAGGAGAGGCAATTGATGATTTTTCAGGTGAATATACAGGTGTCAATGAACGTGCTAAATCCCTTTCGAGTGGAGAATATGATCGTATAAAATTGCACTCATTCTTTGAATATCCACATACATCATGTGGCTGCTTTGAGGTGGTTGGTTTCTACATTCCTGAAGTTGATGGTATTGGATGGATCGACCGTGACTATTCCGGAAATGCTCCAAACGGCCTCCCGTTTTCAACAATGGCAGGTCAGACTGGCGGTGGAAAACAGGTTGTTGGATTCCTGGGAATAGGTATTAATTACTTCAGATCCCCAAAGTTCATTCAGGCCGATGGTGGATGGGACCGGGTTGTATGGATGCCAAAACATCTCAAGGATAAGGTTTATGATAGTATTCCTGAAGAAATTGCAGACAAGGTTGCTACTGAAGAGGATGCTTCAGATATTCAGTCACTTGAAGCATTCCTGAAGGGCCAGGATCATCCAATAACTGAAAGATGGGTTGAAGAATCTGAAGAAGAGGCTGAAATCACACCCCAGGCACAAGAAAAGGTGGAATCTGAAAGTATATCCATGCCTCAAACAGGTGGTTTTCCCTCTTCAGGAATGATCCAGCCATCTCAGATGCAGATTCCACAGTCATCTGGCAGTGGTGTGAAGATCACTCTCAAGAATGCAAAGATCAGTATAGATCGCCTGATTATTAAAAAGAAAGAATAA
- the cdhB gene encoding CO dehydrogenase/acetyl-CoA synthase complex subunit epsilon has translation MVETTKNTAISTTWGTKIAKPVQPKVAGKLISKAKRPLLVVGGDVLDEDLLKRAIQIGKKGIPIAATGHSMKGFVDADVDAKYVNIHSLGLYLGDPQWHGLDGNGQYDLIIVLAHKKYYINQVLSGIRNFTDLKTLSIDRNYIQNADMSFGKLDKETHLKALDELIENL, from the coding sequence ATGGTAGAAACAACTAAAAATACTGCTATAAGTACAACATGGGGTACAAAGATTGCAAAGCCTGTTCAGCCAAAGGTTGCCGGCAAATTGATCTCAAAGGCAAAAAGGCCTCTGCTTGTAGTTGGTGGTGATGTGCTTGATGAGGATCTGCTGAAAAGAGCAATCCAGATTGGAAAAAAAGGTATTCCTATAGCTGCTACAGGTCATTCAATGAAGGGATTTGTGGATGCAGATGTAGATGCAAAATATGTAAACATTCATTCTCTTGGATTATATCTGGGAGATCCTCAGTGGCATGGACTGGATGGAAATGGCCAATATGACCTGATCATTGTACTTGCTCACAAAAAGTATTATATTAATCAGGTACTTTCAGGTATCAGAAATTTTACGGACCTGAAAACACTTTCAATTGATCGAAACTACATACAAAATGCAGATATGTCGTTTGGAAAACTTGATAAAGAGACTCATCTTAAGGCACTGGATGAACTGATTGAAAATTTATGA
- the cdhA gene encoding CO dehydrogenase/acetyl-CoA synthase complex subunit alpha gives MSQIKTGNFSIEELENVHITIGSVVGAIEKEAEVEEDVGPTPCPGIKDLREWDFKLFNRYEPIYTPVCDQCCYCTFGKCDLSKNKEGACGIDLASHQAREFLLRVITGAAAHSAHGRHLLHYLIDKYGADHPIDVGASNLKTPIIQLVTGSQPETLGDLEKALDYVEEQLTQLLATIQVGQEGASIDFESKALHGGMIDHVGMEVSDVAQISCLNMPKSEENTSFSELGMGCIDSDKPMVLTIGHNVAAVTHIIDYIDEKGLDDEIELGGLCCTALDMSRYKSEGGASPISKVIGPISKELKFIRSGVPDVIVVDEQCVRADVLREAKELSMPVIATNEKIMYGLKDRTNDDVEDIVSDLVSGKEAGALILDFDKVGEIAVRVAREIAPVRKDKGLTAIPSDTEFQELVNRCIHCQLCENACPVNLPISDAFRAAESEDMGELEKLHDLCIGCGKCEPVCPKDIPVLNVIEKASKKAIREERGRVRVGRGQISDPEIREEGVNLVLGTTPGIIAMVGCSNYPEGTKDIYKIADEMLRRNYIVVVSGCAAMDLGMYQDDDGNTLYEKYPAKFSKGNLINVGSCVSNSHIAATAIKVAAIFAQRQISGNYEEIADYVMNRIGATALAWGAYSQKASAIASGCNRLGIPVIVGPHGSKYRRALIGRPYSEEKWTVYDARNGEIMPIASVPEFLITTAGSVEEVMPMLAKNCIRPSDNNMGRMIKLTHYIELSQKYLGVLPNDWHIFVRNEQDLPLAKRDELLKILESEHGWEIDWKKKKILSGPSMKFDISAQPTNLERLCRGQEV, from the coding sequence ATGAGTCAGATTAAAACTGGGAATTTTTCCATTGAAGAACTGGAAAATGTTCATATTACTATAGGCAGTGTTGTGGGTGCCATTGAAAAAGAAGCTGAGGTGGAAGAAGATGTTGGTCCTACTCCATGTCCAGGCATTAAAGATCTTAGAGAATGGGACTTCAAGCTGTTTAACAGGTATGAACCAATATATACACCGGTATGTGATCAGTGCTGTTACTGTACCTTTGGTAAATGTGATCTGAGTAAAAACAAAGAAGGTGCATGTGGAATAGATCTAGCAAGTCACCAGGCAAGGGAATTTCTTCTGAGGGTAATTACCGGTGCAGCAGCACATTCGGCACATGGAAGGCATCTGCTTCATTATCTTATAGATAAATACGGTGCAGATCACCCGATAGATGTTGGCGCATCGAATTTGAAAACACCGATTATTCAGCTGGTAACCGGATCACAGCCTGAAACATTGGGAGACCTGGAAAAAGCTCTTGATTATGTTGAAGAGCAGCTGACACAACTACTTGCAACTATTCAGGTTGGTCAGGAAGGAGCTTCAATTGATTTTGAATCTAAAGCTCTTCATGGTGGGATGATAGATCATGTGGGAATGGAAGTTTCAGATGTAGCACAGATATCATGTTTGAATATGCCAAAATCTGAAGAAAATACTTCATTTTCTGAACTTGGAATGGGCTGTATTGATTCCGATAAACCTATGGTCCTGACAATCGGGCATAATGTAGCGGCAGTTACACATATAATTGATTATATTGATGAAAAAGGTCTTGACGATGAAATAGAACTTGGTGGCCTCTGCTGTACTGCCCTTGATATGAGTCGATATAAATCTGAGGGCGGTGCGAGTCCTATATCAAAAGTTATAGGGCCGATATCAAAGGAACTTAAGTTTATACGATCTGGTGTACCAGATGTAATCGTTGTTGATGAACAGTGTGTAAGAGCTGATGTTCTCAGAGAAGCAAAGGAACTTTCAATGCCCGTGATTGCAACCAATGAGAAGATAATGTATGGTCTAAAGGATCGTACAAATGATGATGTAGAAGATATTGTCTCTGATCTTGTAAGCGGAAAAGAGGCCGGTGCATTGATTCTTGACTTTGATAAGGTAGGAGAGATAGCAGTAAGAGTTGCTCGTGAAATAGCTCCTGTAAGAAAGGATAAAGGACTCACTGCTATTCCATCAGATACAGAATTCCAGGAACTGGTCAATCGCTGTATACACTGCCAGCTCTGTGAAAATGCTTGCCCTGTCAACCTTCCTATAAGTGATGCATTCAGAGCTGCAGAATCTGAAGATATGGGTGAACTCGAAAAGCTTCATGACCTGTGTATTGGCTGTGGTAAATGTGAACCAGTATGTCCGAAAGACATTCCGGTGTTGAATGTTATCGAAAAAGCATCAAAGAAGGCCATACGTGAAGAAAGAGGCCGTGTGAGAGTTGGAAGAGGTCAGATAAGCGATCCAGAGATCAGGGAAGAAGGAGTAAACCTTGTTCTTGGAACCACTCCTGGAATTATTGCAATGGTTGGCTGTTCCAATTATCCGGAAGGTACCAAGGATATATACAAAATAGCAGATGAGATGCTGAGAAGAAATTATATAGTTGTGGTATCAGGATGTGCTGCAATGGACCTTGGTATGTACCAGGATGATGATGGAAATACTCTATATGAAAAATATCCTGCAAAGTTCAGCAAGGGTAATCTCATAAACGTTGGATCATGCGTTTCAAATTCACATATTGCTGCGACAGCTATAAAGGTAGCTGCTATATTTGCTCAGAGACAGATAAGCGGTAATTATGAGGAAATTGCTGATTATGTTATGAATCGTATAGGTGCCACTGCTCTTGCATGGGGTGCTTACTCTCAGAAAGCGTCTGCAATTGCATCAGGATGTAACAGGCTGGGAATTCCTGTGATAGTAGGTCCGCATGGATCCAAGTACCGCAGGGCCCTCATTGGCCGTCCCTACAGCGAAGAAAAATGGACGGTATATGATGCAAGAAACGGAGAGATAATGCCTATAGCTTCAGTGCCTGAATTCCTGATAACTACAGCCGGAAGTGTGGAGGAAGTCATGCCTATGCTTGCCAAGAACTGTATTCGCCCAAGTGACAATAATATGGGACGAATGATAAAATTGACTCACTATATAGAACTGAGTCAAAAGTATCTTGGAGTTTTGCCGAATGACTGGCATATATTTGTGAGAAATGAACAGGATCTTCCTCTTGCTAAGAGAGACGAGCTTCTGAAGATACTGGAATCTGAGCATGGATGGGAAATAGACTGGAAGAAGAAAAAGATACTTTCAGGTCCATCTATGAAATTTGATATCTCTGCACAGCCTACGAATCTGGAGAGGCTATGTCGTGGGCAGGAGGTGTGA
- a CDS encoding rhomboid family intramembrane serine protease, with protein sequence MSKECWICGKKDIFPYKCRYCGKEFCSDHRLPERHACEGLESMKRGSWNKKKSQPEDLFNDVLKQASVQVGKSAIKGITMTIKKSLTSSPSMTIIAICIISFILGIIPGYFDLFKFDPTQILAKPWAIITYMFLHAGVAHLFFNMLVLFFFGRELERRVGNTMFLKVFFISGIVAALGYSLTSDISMVGASGAIYGVFAAVALLAPDLRIYIYFFPMKIKYALVIFAAIDFLLISAPTMIAHSAHLMGLFTGLLMGYYIKKANKEIKYRKRGYYHR encoded by the coding sequence GTGAGCAAAGAATGCTGGATATGTGGTAAGAAAGATATATTTCCATATAAGTGCAGATATTGTGGAAAAGAGTTCTGTTCAGACCACAGACTACCTGAAAGACATGCCTGTGAAGGGCTTGAATCTATGAAGAGAGGGTCCTGGAACAAAAAGAAAAGCCAACCTGAAGACCTATTCAACGATGTGTTAAAGCAGGCATCAGTTCAAGTTGGTAAAAGTGCTATAAAGGGAATTACAATGACAATAAAGAAATCTCTCACAAGCAGTCCTTCAATGACAATTATTGCAATCTGCATAATTTCATTTATACTTGGTATAATACCAGGATATTTCGACCTGTTCAAATTTGACCCAACCCAGATCTTAGCAAAACCATGGGCAATAATCACCTATATGTTTTTGCATGCAGGAGTAGCACATCTGTTTTTCAACATGCTGGTATTATTCTTTTTTGGAAGAGAACTGGAAAGACGTGTTGGGAACACCATGTTTTTAAAAGTATTCTTCATATCGGGAATCGTTGCAGCTCTTGGTTACTCATTAACGAGCGATATTTCAATGGTTGGAGCAAGTGGAGCAATATACGGAGTCTTTGCAGCTGTAGCTCTACTTGCACCGGACCTGCGAATATATATTTACTTTTTCCCTATGAAAATAAAATACGCTCTTGTGATATTTGCAGCTATAGACTTCCTTTTAATTAGTGCCCCTACAATGATTGCACACAGCGCACACCTGATGGGCCTTTTTACAGGGCTTTTGATGGGGTATTACATAAAAAAAGCAAATAAAGAGATAAAATACAGGAAAAGGGGATACTACCACAGGTGA
- a CDS encoding TIGR00288 family NYN domain-containing protein: MKPVKTGFSSIVKYLSTKKEHGRRSIGLLVDGPNVLRKEFDVNLEEIRTVLTEYGNVKIGRVFLNQYASNKLVEAIENNGFEPIICSSDVDVRLAVEGMELVFNPNIDTLALVTRDADFKPLLNKANENGKETIIFGVEPGFSSALRNSADYVIIIGQDHSAQNNEIEVEVEQQ; this comes from the coding sequence ATAAAACCCGTTAAAACCGGATTTAGTTCCATTGTCAAATACCTGAGCACAAAAAAAGAGCATGGTAGGCGAAGTATAGGGTTGCTTGTGGACGGGCCTAATGTTCTTAGAAAAGAATTCGATGTCAATCTTGAAGAAATAAGAACTGTGCTTACAGAGTATGGGAATGTGAAAATAGGACGCGTATTCCTGAATCAATATGCTTCCAATAAATTGGTTGAAGCAATTGAGAACAATGGCTTTGAACCTATTATTTGTTCCAGTGATGTCGATGTAAGACTTGCGGTTGAAGGAATGGAACTGGTATTTAATCCCAATATTGACACTCTCGCTCTCGTTACCAGAGACGCTGATTTTAAGCCTCTATTAAATAAAGCAAATGAAAATGGAAAAGAAACAATTATTTTCGGAGTGGAACCAGGTTTTTCCTCTGCATTAAGAAACTCTGCGGATTATGTTATAATAATAGGACAGGATCATTCAGCTCAGAATAATGAAATTGAAGTTGAAGTCGAGCAGCAGTAA
- a CDS encoding homocitrate synthase family protein, with amino-acid sequence MLKEYYSRNELIKFVSNTPKDIEICDVTLRDGEQTPGVVFTREEKIALARELDEVGVEIIEAGFPVVSAAEKDTVKEIAGMGLDARTCCLSRALIADVDSAIDCNVDMVSIFIAMSDLHLKHKYHKSCKEITDCAFNTIEYAKDHGLSVRFAAEDATRTDISVLKKAFLTAEDYGVDYVSIADTIGILNPSTAYYLVTEIKKEIHTPVCIHCHNDLGLATANTLAAAEAGAKQLHTTVNGIGERAGNAALEEVLLSLMVQYGIEKYNTRNIKKISDLVQKYSNVQVAANKAIVGKNAFSHESGIHVMAILEDPRTYELFSPEIVGGKRNLIAGKHTGMKALKGIVKDIGYSLEEEELNLLIERVKNCTEAKKGISRNRLEDIIKGIKKV; translated from the coding sequence ATGCTCAAAGAATATTATTCCCGAAATGAACTTATAAAATTTGTGTCCAATACTCCGAAAGATATTGAAATATGTGATGTTACACTAAGAGACGGCGAACAGACACCAGGTGTTGTATTCACCAGAGAGGAAAAAATTGCTCTTGCACGTGAACTGGATGAGGTTGGTGTTGAGATTATCGAAGCCGGATTTCCGGTTGTTTCTGCAGCTGAAAAAGACACTGTTAAAGAAATTGCTGGTATGGGACTTGATGCAAGAACCTGTTGCTTGTCCCGGGCACTGATTGCAGATGTTGATTCTGCTATTGATTGTAACGTGGATATGGTGAGTATATTTATAGCTATGTCTGATCTTCACCTCAAGCATAAATACCACAAGAGCTGCAAAGAAATAACCGACTGTGCCTTCAACACTATTGAATATGCAAAGGATCATGGTCTTTCTGTAAGGTTTGCAGCAGAGGATGCCACGAGGACTGATATTTCAGTACTCAAAAAAGCTTTTCTGACAGCTGAGGACTACGGGGTTGACTATGTCAGTATAGCAGACACGATTGGGATCTTGAATCCATCCACAGCATATTATCTGGTAACCGAAATAAAAAAAGAAATTCATACTCCTGTTTGTATCCACTGTCATAATGACCTGGGACTGGCAACTGCAAATACACTGGCAGCCGCTGAAGCTGGTGCTAAACAACTACACACAACTGTAAATGGAATCGGGGAACGGGCGGGAAACGCTGCTCTTGAAGAGGTTCTTCTGTCACTGATGGTTCAGTACGGTATTGAAAAATACAACACCAGAAATATTAAAAAAATATCTGATCTGGTGCAGAAGTATTCTAATGTTCAGGTTGCTGCTAATAAGGCAATTGTTGGGAAGAATGCCTTTTCACATGAATCTGGAATACATGTAATGGCAATACTTGAAGATCCAAGAACCTATGAATTATTCTCACCTGAGATTGTTGGTGGTAAAAGAAATCTTATTGCTGGCAAACATACCGGAATGAAAGCATTGAAAGGGATTGTGAAAGATATTGGCTACTCTCTGGAGGAGGAGGAACTTAATCTTCTAATAGAAAGAGTTAAGAACTGCACTGAAGCCAAAAAAGGAATTTCAAGAAATAGGCTTGAGGATATTATAAAAGGGATCAAGAAAGTATAA